The proteins below are encoded in one region of Festucalex cinctus isolate MCC-2025b chromosome 2, RoL_Fcin_1.0, whole genome shotgun sequence:
- the LOC144013736 gene encoding segment polarity protein dishevelled homolog DVL-1-like — MAETKIIYHIDEEETPYLVKLAVSPDKVTLADFKNVLNNRPVHSYKFFFKSMDQDFGVVKEEISDDNAKLPCFNGRVVSWLVLAESAHSDGGSQCTESHPELPPPLERTGGIGDSRPPSFHANAVSSRDGLDTETGTESLLSHRRERERERARRRARETELPRINGHSKSERTARDSAMGYDSTSVLSSELESSSFVDSEEDEDASRLSSSTEHSTSSQLMRRHKLRRRRHKVAKIDRSSSFSSITDSTMSLNIITVTLNMEKYNFLGISIVGQSNDRGDGGIYIGSIMKGGAVAADGRIEPGDMLLQVNDVNFENMSNDDAVRILREIVSKTGPISLTVAKCWDPSPRSYFTIPRAEPVRPIDPAAWISHTTALTGPYPHYEFDDLPLSTSKTDMATIVKIMQLPDSGLEIRDRMWLKITIANAVIGADVVDWLYSRVEGFKDRRDARKYASSLLKHGYLRHTVNKITFSEQCYYTFGDLCQNMASLNLNEGSSGGGSEQDALAPLPPAANPWPMGGQPFPYPPFPSTPPCFPPGYSDPCHSFHSGSAGSQHSEGSRSSGSNPSAGKGRRSSPQEKTHKSTCSESEPAVRGGKRADRCASQTSHHSHARSGHSQSHRVCSHVPSSQPGPGSCAHSERSRASSYGPPGLPPPYCLARLAPKASVSGGAPPGAPPGRELAAFPPELTASRQSFQHAMGNPCEFFVDIM, encoded by the exons ATGGCGGAGACCAAAATCATTTATCACATAGACGAGGAGGAGACTCCCTATCTGGTCAAACTGGCTGTTTCTCCGGACAAAGTCACCTTAGCCGATTTCAAAAATGTCCTCAACAATCGACCTGTACACAGCTACAAATTCTTCTTCAAATCGATGGACCAGGATTTCGG GGTTGTCAAAGAAGAGATTTCCGACGACAACGCCAAGCTGCCTTGCTTCAATGGCAGAGTTGTGTCTTGG TTGGTGCTAGCAGAGAGCGCTCACTCTGATGGAGGATCACAGTGCACAGAGAGCCATCCAGAGCTGCCCCCTCCTCTCGAAAGAACAGGAGGCATCGGTGACTCCCGGCCCCCTTCCTTCCA TGCCAATGCAGTGAGCAGTCGCGATGGCCTGGATACCGAGACGGGCACAGAGTCCCTCCTCAGCCACCGGCGCGAGCGGGAAAGAGAGCGCGCGCGGAGGAGAGCTCGAGAAACCGAGC TCCCTCGCATCAACGGTCACTCTAAGTCGGAGCGTACTGCGAGGGACTCGGCCATGGGTTACGACAGCACCTCCGTGTTGAGCAGCGAGCTGGAGTCCAGCTCGTTTGTCGACAGCGAAGAGGACGAAGATGCAAGCAG GCTCAGTAGCTCCACAGAACACAGTACCTCCTCACAGCTGATGCGCAGGCACAAGCTCCGCCGACGGAGACACAAAGTGGCCAAAATAGACCGG TCTTCATCCTTCAGCAGCATCACAGACTCCACCATGAGCCTCAACATCATCACAGTCACACTTAACATGG AGAAGTACAACTTTCTGGGCATCAGTATCGTGGGTCAGAGTAACGACCGTGGCGACGGCGGCATTTACATCGGCTCCATCATGAAGGGAGGAGCTGTGGCTGCTGACGGCAGGATAGAACCCGGAGACATGCTCCTGCAG gTGAATGATGTCAATTTTGAGAACATGAGCAATGATGATGCTGTGAGGATTCTGAGAGAGATCGTTTCCAAAACTGG TCCGATTAGTCTTACTGTCGCCAAATGTTGGGACCCGTCTCCTCGAAGCTACTTCACCATCCCTCGTG CTGAGCCAGTGAGACCCATTGACCCTGCCGCCTGGATTTCGCACACCACGGCCCTGACCGGACCATATCCCCACTACG AGTTTGACGATTTGCCTCTATCAACAAGCAAAACAGACATGGCCACCATCGTCAAGATTATGCAGTTGCCAGACTCTGGCCTGGAGATTCGGGACAGGATGTGGTTGAAGATCACTATTGCCAATGCTGTCATTg GCGCTGACGTGGTGGATTGGCTCTACTCCCGAGTGGAGGGCTTCAAAGACCGGCGGGATGCCAGGAAGTATGCGAGCAGTCTGCTGAAACATGGCTACCTGCGACATACTGTCAACAAGATCACCTTCTCTGAACAGTGCTACTACACCTTTGGAGACCTTTGCCAAA ACATGGCGTCGCTCAATTTGAACGAGGGATCAAGTGGAGGCGGCTCGGAGCAGGACGCGTTGGCACCGCTCCCTCCCGCCGCCAACCCCTGGCCCATGGGGGGGCAGCCGTTCCCCTACCCTCCCTTCCCCTCCACGCCCCCCTGCTTCCCGCCTGGATACTCGGACCCGTGCCACAGTTTCCACAGTGGGAGCGCAGGCAGCCAGCACAGTGAGG GAAGCCGTAGCAGCGGATCCAACCCCAGTGCGGGCAAGGGGAGGCGTTCGTCCCCGCAGGAAAAGACTCACAAGTCAACATGCAGCGAGTCGGAGCCGGCCGTGCGTGGCGGGAAGCGAGCCGACAGGTGCGCCAGCCAAACGAGCCATCACAGCCACGCCCGGTCCGGCCACAGCCAGTCGCACAGGGTCTGCAGCCACGTGCCCTCCTCCCAACCGGGGCCGGGCTCCTGCGCCCACAGCGAGCGAAGTCGCGCGTCCTCCTACGGGCCCCCCGGCTTGCCGCCGCCGTATTGTCTGGCCCGCCTGGCCCCGAAGGCTTCCGTCAGCGGCGGCGCGCCGCCGGGAGCTCCTCCCGGGAGAGAGCTGGCCGCCTTCCCCCCCGAGCTCACCGCCAGCCGCCAATCCTTCCAGCACGCTATGGGCAATCCCTGCGAGTTTTTCGTTGACATCATGTGA
- the LOC144013737 gene encoding matrix remodeling-associated protein 8-like isoform X1 gives MRVVMTLLPVLVLLSLPEAWGQRSSNSRLGVVVEAKNITLPVGSKAVLPCHSPRMVWTQDRLRDRQRVVHWDVMRYTPKYSVERLLDMSPGARLRVYNNFNKDRVSIPGSAFKDGNFSLVINNVVQSDRGVYTCNLHHHYCQNQQSVQIQLNVTKSANKEKRYWDGEKTIFVVLLGSSVVLPCVNRHPLWRDGLQEDQQQVAHWDFQPPGVRPDRADRLVDLYASGERRDYGPLFADNKMSVAEDAFTVGDFSLSISDLKLVDKGLYSCHLHHHYCGLHERRIFRLTVVPSLPSEPTTTSMVFHNEEPEPRIEEAESPHVVNVILPEHRSYFVQHLGYFLATFLLLAFIVVAIIVLTRRRKKRGLAYDLHRYDVRNDMNEGECSLDCTELRTRNQELLNSDYKNNLLKERDLSKDCNQDFDGKLWK, from the exons ATGCGCGTTGTTATGACTCTACTGCCAG TTCTTGTTCTGCTCTCCCTCCCAGAAG CATGGGGTCAGAGGAGCAGCAACAGCAGACTCGGTGTTGTGGTTGAAGCCAAGAACATCACGCTCCCTGTTGGGAGTAAGGCCGTCCTGCCTTGCCACAGCCCTCGCATGGTGTGGACCCAGGACAGATTAAGGGACCGTCAGAGGGTGGTGCACTGGGATGTGATGCGCTACACTCCCAAATACTCGGTGGAACGGCTTTTGGATATGTCCCCTGGGGCCCGGCTGAGGGTCTACAACAACTTCAATAAGGATCGTGTTTCTATTCCGGGCTCTGCGTTCAAAGATGGAAACTTCTCCCTTGTCATCAACA ATGTGGTGCAAAGTGACCGAGGAGTATACACTTGTAATCTGCACCATCATTACTGCCAGAATCAACAGTCCGTTCAGATTCAGCTCAACGTGACCAAATCAG CTAACAAAGAGAAGCGTTACTGGGATGGAGAGAAGACCATCTTCGTGGTGTTGTTGGGCAGCTCGGTGGTGTTGCCATGCGTCAACCGGCACCCCCTGTGGCGAGATGGCCTCCAGGAGGACCAGCAGCAGGTGGCCCACTGGGATTTCCAGCCCCCAGGGGTGCGTCCAGATAGAGCTGACCGGTTGGTGGACCTCTACGCCTCAGGAGAGCGTCGGGATTACGGGCCGCTCTTTGCCGACAACAAGATGAGCGTGGCTGAGGATGCTTTTACAGTAGGGGACTTTTCGCTGTCCATTTCTGACTTAAAGCTGGTTGATAAAGGCCTGTACTCCTGCCACCTGCATCACCACTACTGCGGCCTGCACGAGAGACGTATCTTTCGACTCACTGTGGTACCTTCACTACCGTCAGAGCCCACCACAACATCGATGGTCTTCCACAATGAGGAACCTGAACCAA GGATTGAAGAGGCTGAGAGTCCTCATGTGGTCAACGTCATCCTCCCTGAGCATCGAAGCTATTTCGTGCAGCATTTGGGCTACTTTCTGGCAACGTTCCTGCTTCTGGCCTTCATTGTTGTCGCAATCATCGTACTGACTCGGCGGCGTAAAAAGAGAG gcctGGCATATGACCTGCACAGATATGATGT GAGAAACGACATGAATGAAGGTGAATGCTCACTGGACTGCACAGAGCTGAGGACCCGCAACCAAGAGCTACTGAATTCAG ATTACAAAAACAACCTCCTGAAAGAGAGAGACTTGAGCAAAGACTGCAACCAGG ACTTTGACGGGAAGCTGTGGAAGTGA
- the LOC144013737 gene encoding matrix remodeling-associated protein 8-like isoform X2, translating into MRVVMTLLPVLVLLSLPEAWGQRSSNSRLGVVVEAKNITLPVGSKAVLPCHSPRMVWTQDRLRDRQRVVHWDVMRYTPKYSVERLLDMSPGARLRVYNNFNKDRVSIPGSAFKDGNFSLVINNVVQSDRGVYTCNLHHHYCQNQQSVQIQLNVTKSANKEKRYWDGEKTIFVVLLGSSVVLPCVNRHPLWRDGLQEDQQQVAHWDFQPPGVRPDRADRLVDLYASGERRDYGPLFADNKMSVAEDAFTVGDFSLSISDLKLVDKGLYSCHLHHHYCGLHERRIFRLTVVPSLPSEPTTTSMVFHNEEPEPRIEEAESPHVVNVILPEHRSYFVQHLGYFLATFLLLAFIVVAIIVLTRRRKKRGLAYDLHRYDVNDMNEGECSLDCTELRTRNQELLNSDYKNNLLKERDLSKDCNQDFDGKLWK; encoded by the exons ATGCGCGTTGTTATGACTCTACTGCCAG TTCTTGTTCTGCTCTCCCTCCCAGAAG CATGGGGTCAGAGGAGCAGCAACAGCAGACTCGGTGTTGTGGTTGAAGCCAAGAACATCACGCTCCCTGTTGGGAGTAAGGCCGTCCTGCCTTGCCACAGCCCTCGCATGGTGTGGACCCAGGACAGATTAAGGGACCGTCAGAGGGTGGTGCACTGGGATGTGATGCGCTACACTCCCAAATACTCGGTGGAACGGCTTTTGGATATGTCCCCTGGGGCCCGGCTGAGGGTCTACAACAACTTCAATAAGGATCGTGTTTCTATTCCGGGCTCTGCGTTCAAAGATGGAAACTTCTCCCTTGTCATCAACA ATGTGGTGCAAAGTGACCGAGGAGTATACACTTGTAATCTGCACCATCATTACTGCCAGAATCAACAGTCCGTTCAGATTCAGCTCAACGTGACCAAATCAG CTAACAAAGAGAAGCGTTACTGGGATGGAGAGAAGACCATCTTCGTGGTGTTGTTGGGCAGCTCGGTGGTGTTGCCATGCGTCAACCGGCACCCCCTGTGGCGAGATGGCCTCCAGGAGGACCAGCAGCAGGTGGCCCACTGGGATTTCCAGCCCCCAGGGGTGCGTCCAGATAGAGCTGACCGGTTGGTGGACCTCTACGCCTCAGGAGAGCGTCGGGATTACGGGCCGCTCTTTGCCGACAACAAGATGAGCGTGGCTGAGGATGCTTTTACAGTAGGGGACTTTTCGCTGTCCATTTCTGACTTAAAGCTGGTTGATAAAGGCCTGTACTCCTGCCACCTGCATCACCACTACTGCGGCCTGCACGAGAGACGTATCTTTCGACTCACTGTGGTACCTTCACTACCGTCAGAGCCCACCACAACATCGATGGTCTTCCACAATGAGGAACCTGAACCAA GGATTGAAGAGGCTGAGAGTCCTCATGTGGTCAACGTCATCCTCCCTGAGCATCGAAGCTATTTCGTGCAGCATTTGGGCTACTTTCTGGCAACGTTCCTGCTTCTGGCCTTCATTGTTGTCGCAATCATCGTACTGACTCGGCGGCGTAAAAAGAGAG gcctGGCATATGACCTGCACAGATATGATGT AAACGACATGAATGAAGGTGAATGCTCACTGGACTGCACAGAGCTGAGGACCCGCAACCAAGAGCTACTGAATTCAG ATTACAAAAACAACCTCCTGAAAGAGAGAGACTTGAGCAAAGACTGCAACCAGG ACTTTGACGGGAAGCTGTGGAAGTGA
- the aurkaip1 gene encoding small ribosomal subunit protein mS38 produces the protein MFSSKLLPRLRLLNRATSCHGDILSGRVQSAVSASGSSLNKKPRRYSTAADNRYPSRWLQLEPELDEALVPRKLSVSPLETWLSLRYTLPPLSESASPQQEHVDLLEEKVLPPVCVPVLEDGDDAGTPLGCKNVLKIRRRKMNRHKYKKLLKRTKFLRRKVREIRGRKKQKRFEKDLKRIWMRAGLKKAPEGWSAPKLFIQQYGNRKD, from the exons CTTGCCACGGAGACATTTTAAGTGGACGTGTACAGTCAGCAGTTTCTGCATCTGGCTCGTCACTCAATAAAAAACCACGACGCTACTCAACAGCAGCCGACAACAGATATCCATCTCGATGGCTCCAACTGGAGCCGGAGCTCGACGAGGCGCTCGTGCCTCGTAAACTGTCAGTAAGTCCTCTGGAAACCTGGCTCTCACTGCGCTACACTCTTCCGCCCCTGTCGGAGTCTGCTTCGCCACAGCAGGAGCACGTGGACCTGCTGGAGGAGAAGGTGCTGCCACCCGTGTGTGTGCCCGTTCTTGAGGATGGCGATGATGCGGGGACGCCCCTCGGTTGTAAAAATGTTCTGAAGATCCGACGACGCAAAATGAACCGGCACAAATACAAGAAGCTGTTAAAACGGACTAAATTCCTgaggaggaaagtgagggagatCAGGGGCAGGAAGAAACAG aAACGTTTTGAGAAAGATCTGAAACGGATTTGGATGCGTGCTGGACTGAAAAAGGCTCCAGAGGGATGGAGCGCACCCAAGCTCTTCATTCAACAATACGGAAACAGAAAGGACTGA